The Paenibacillus sp. MBLB1832 genome has a window encoding:
- a CDS encoding ABC transporter permease, giving the protein MNTAVRRTKFSKYLPFYLLAAPGMIYFILFHYVPIWGIILAFQDYSPYLGVFKSEWIGFENFIHFFNLPDFKVLLNNTLILSLCSIALYFPFTVLLSLLLNELRSVLFKRIVQSVFYLPHFVSWVIIAGITLIFFGPSGVITHSLEEMIGRTVPFMMSEAWFRPLIIFQSIWRDAGWGTIIFLAALAGINPEIYEAGKMDGAGRLRSMWHITLPGIKSTIIILLLIRLGHALDSNFQQVFLMSNNLNIGVSDVFDLYVYRVGLQQGSFSFGVAVGLFKSIVSLVLVLGANRLAKWFGEDGIF; this is encoded by the coding sequence ATGAACACTGCGGTCAGGAGGACAAAATTCTCGAAATACCTGCCGTTTTATCTGCTTGCCGCACCAGGTATGATCTATTTTATCCTATTTCATTATGTACCGATCTGGGGAATTATTCTTGCTTTTCAGGACTACAGTCCTTATCTTGGGGTGTTCAAAAGTGAGTGGATTGGGTTTGAGAACTTTATTCACTTCTTCAATCTACCCGACTTCAAGGTACTCTTGAATAACACACTAATCCTAAGTTTATGCAGTATTGCTCTGTATTTTCCCTTCACGGTTCTGTTGTCTCTACTCTTAAATGAGCTTCGTTCCGTTCTGTTCAAGCGAATCGTCCAATCCGTGTTTTACCTCCCCCACTTCGTATCGTGGGTTATTATTGCGGGGATTACCTTAATCTTCTTTGGTCCCAGCGGAGTGATTACCCATTCTCTTGAGGAAATGATAGGCCGTACGGTTCCGTTTATGATGAGCGAAGCATGGTTCCGGCCGCTTATCATATTTCAATCCATTTGGCGGGATGCAGGCTGGGGCACCATCATTTTCCTGGCTGCACTGGCCGGTATTAACCCTGAGATATATGAAGCTGGGAAGATGGATGGAGCCGGGAGGCTTCGCAGTATGTGGCATATCACCTTGCCGGGCATCAAGAGCACCATCATCATACTCCTTCTTATTCGACTTGGACACGCCCTTGATTCCAATTTTCAGCAGGTGTTTTTGATGTCCAATAACTTGAATATCGGGGTATCGGATGTATTCGATCTCTATGTTTACCGGGTGGGCTTGCAGCAGGGGAGCTTCAGCTTCGGGGTTGCAGTCGGATTGTTCAAGTCGATCGTCAGTCTTGTGCTGGTGCTTGGCGCTAACCGCTTGGCAAAGTGGTTTGGTGAAGACGGTATATTCTAA
- a CDS encoding carbohydrate ABC transporter permease: MQLKRYLSLSEILIIAFLLALTSLVVLPFLYMFAVSFSSPSESMAGNFYVWPQVWNDDAYRYLFSSTRFVLAIWNTVKLTAMGTVINLILSVTLSYALSKKFLPGRRGMMMLIFFTMLFGGGLIPTYLLVKWLGLVNSLWALILPGATNAFTVMVMKTFFQGLPESLDEAARIDGAGELKILLHVVIPLSMPIIATFSLFFMVSHWNEFFGAIIYLNDTSKWPIQPLLRQMVLVGSSNISAEAAIDEQLAATLGANVKMAAILIAMAPIVAVYPFLQKYFAKGALVGSVKE; encoded by the coding sequence ATGCAGTTAAAACGATACTTGTCTTTAAGTGAAATCCTTATCATAGCCTTTTTGCTTGCACTCACCAGTTTGGTTGTCCTTCCTTTTCTCTATATGTTCGCCGTATCTTTCAGTTCTCCATCCGAATCTATGGCGGGTAATTTTTATGTGTGGCCCCAGGTGTGGAACGATGATGCGTACCGTTACTTGTTCTCGTCTACACGTTTCGTTCTTGCCATCTGGAATACCGTTAAACTGACGGCCATGGGAACCGTCATAAACCTAATTCTCTCCGTTACCTTGTCCTATGCTTTGTCGAAGAAATTCCTTCCAGGCCGCAGGGGGATGATGATGTTGATCTTCTTCACGATGCTGTTCGGCGGTGGATTAATTCCGACGTACCTGCTGGTTAAATGGCTAGGACTTGTAAACAGTTTATGGGCGTTGATCTTACCTGGAGCGACCAATGCTTTTACGGTGATGGTTATGAAGACCTTTTTCCAGGGATTACCGGAAAGTCTGGATGAGGCAGCGAGAATCGACGGTGCAGGGGAGCTGAAAATCCTGCTGCATGTGGTTATTCCCTTGTCCATGCCGATTATAGCCACCTTTTCGTTGTTCTTCATGGTCAGTCATTGGAATGAATTTTTTGGAGCGATTATTTATCTCAACGATACGTCCAAGTGGCCTATTCAGCCTTTGCTGCGGCAGATGGTTCTTGTCGGCTCCTCCAATATTAGCGCGGAGGCTGCAATCGACGAGCAACTGGCAGCTACTTTGGGTGCGAATGTGAAGATGGCGGCGATCCTGATTGCCATGGCTCCGATTGTTGCCGTTTATCCGTTCCTGCAAAAATACTTTGCCAAGGGTGCGCTTGTCGGTTCTGTTAAGGAGTAG
- a CDS encoding AraC family transcriptional regulator, whose product MKKHIYIDENENYEFRFGDLMVRILNVTRVFPSRDWRVGEHSHTCYELHVIPAGEGIVTIEGRELHVRGGQFYITGPYIEHAQQVVEANPMSEYCLRWELIPLSDHTAESDEYRTLKKYLSHCYPYAFEDTNRIDHKFERIFTELQVPRVGSQLRIQAILVDIMVDVVQSVDIFGNARKLMEAEEVLRLNRILEFIQKEYHRPITAEEVSCLLFLSPRQINRLLQKRTGCSLGELIIRRRLEMAITALRQTKLTIEEIAIRCGFTSRYYMYEVFRKHGYPSPGEVRKVNHA is encoded by the coding sequence TTGAAAAAGCATATCTACATTGATGAAAACGAGAACTACGAATTCCGCTTTGGTGATCTCATGGTTCGCATCTTAAACGTAACGAGAGTGTTTCCTAGTCGTGATTGGAGGGTGGGCGAGCATTCTCATACTTGCTATGAGTTACACGTGATTCCAGCCGGTGAAGGGATTGTTACCATTGAAGGCCGAGAACTCCATGTGCGCGGGGGGCAATTCTACATTACTGGTCCCTATATTGAACATGCTCAGCAGGTGGTTGAAGCTAATCCAATGAGTGAATATTGTCTTCGTTGGGAGCTTATTCCTCTGTCCGATCATACGGCGGAAAGTGATGAATATCGAACGTTAAAGAAGTACCTTTCTCATTGTTACCCTTACGCTTTCGAAGATACAAATCGGATTGATCACAAATTCGAGCGTATCTTCACTGAACTTCAGGTACCTCGTGTGGGCTCGCAGCTTCGAATTCAAGCTATTCTTGTAGATATCATGGTCGATGTCGTACAATCCGTTGATATTTTCGGAAATGCGAGAAAACTCATGGAGGCTGAGGAAGTACTGCGACTCAATCGTATATTGGAATTTATACAGAAGGAATATCATCGCCCCATCACTGCAGAGGAGGTGTCCTGCCTTCTCTTCCTCTCCCCAAGACAGATCAATCGGCTTCTGCAGAAACGAACAGGCTGCTCGCTTGGAGAGTTAATTATTAGACGTCGGTTAGAAATGGCGATTACGGCATTGCGACAAACGAAACTAACCATCGAGGAAATTGCTATTCGTTGTGGCTTCACAAGTCGTTACTATATGTACGAAGTCTTTCGTAAGCACGGGTATCCTTCCCCTGGAGAGGTACGAAAAGTAAATCACGCATGA
- a CDS encoding GH39 family glycosyl hydrolase produces MNLVTMKASLVRMVSIVLVAAVLGIGVAPGGASAAAGTVTIDYANTVATGHPEVFGGNSSKEDAGYMDQIKDIGFTNIRFETYVHVMLAGTNLQDYKNNVGNIQDPSTWDWTLMDSRFAWADHGQKILLLVTKAPTWLTWSGTEVGVPKDWAVYEDIVKKVIQRYKDKITWVEVWNEPDNSSALSLTGSPYDFAHLKDAYNEIFYHVTNAVRAADPLKTIKIGGPALASGTTWPDFISYILQDTRNKDNIDFASMHVYNGTGKISTAVTSWRYWASQYGKSNFPVHVTEWNYDADQAGATGGGTPINTMGEETISYIGLKLNDMFSVGTEGAQLFKSSKYIANYPFWYFYKDGVFSPKAKTYRLMSDKMGLGKGDSNVKFTSSSNITSAQGYINTYGEKLGVLVNSDALVNTATVTMNNTGLENGSAILEIYEASTANDATVYRERKPVTVTNGTITTDISVPANSVVGFKVQLQGDDFGTGTLGAAPGSNWTTLTSGGTVTIANLPNTSNKGLKLSDTSTASRVEATTSFTAQAGTVNLKFSAQAPSSGGGFSLSNSSSILAATVGFDPAAGQIYAYDGATKIYLMAYNTGTTYPFRIVVRPTAGTYDLYIHNTKYVAGKPLRNAVTSVSNVWINTVIAGTGDMYVDDVVVY; encoded by the coding sequence ATGAACCTTGTTACAATGAAAGCTTCACTTGTGAGAATGGTTAGTATCGTACTCGTAGCAGCTGTGTTGGGTATTGGAGTTGCTCCTGGAGGCGCAAGCGCTGCAGCTGGCACGGTGACTATCGATTACGCGAATACGGTGGCTACCGGACATCCTGAGGTATTTGGCGGCAATTCAAGTAAAGAAGATGCGGGCTATATGGATCAGATCAAGGATATCGGGTTTACCAACATCCGATTCGAAACGTATGTGCATGTGATGCTCGCTGGTACTAACTTGCAGGATTACAAGAATAATGTGGGCAATATCCAGGATCCCTCCACCTGGGATTGGACTCTTATGGATAGCAGGTTTGCCTGGGCGGATCATGGGCAAAAGATATTACTCTTGGTAACCAAAGCGCCCACCTGGTTAACCTGGAGCGGTACAGAGGTAGGTGTCCCTAAGGACTGGGCTGTGTATGAAGATATCGTTAAAAAGGTGATTCAGCGGTACAAGGATAAGATTACCTGGGTCGAAGTATGGAATGAGCCGGATAATTCGTCTGCTCTTAGCCTTACGGGCAGTCCCTATGATTTTGCTCATTTGAAAGACGCCTACAATGAAATTTTCTACCATGTGACCAATGCGGTTCGTGCGGCAGACCCATTGAAGACCATTAAAATTGGTGGTCCAGCACTGGCGAGTGGAACTACATGGCCAGATTTTATCAGCTATATCTTACAGGACACCCGAAACAAGGATAACATCGATTTTGCAAGCATGCATGTTTACAATGGGACTGGTAAAATCTCCACAGCAGTTACGAGCTGGAGGTACTGGGCTTCTCAGTACGGCAAGTCCAACTTCCCCGTCCATGTTACTGAATGGAACTATGATGCTGATCAAGCTGGTGCTACTGGTGGTGGGACACCAATCAACACCATGGGAGAAGAAACGATTTCCTATATTGGGTTAAAATTAAATGACATGTTCTCTGTAGGAACTGAAGGTGCACAGTTGTTCAAATCTAGTAAATACATTGCGAATTATCCATTCTGGTATTTTTATAAAGACGGTGTGTTTTCGCCCAAAGCAAAAACTTATCGCCTGATGTCCGACAAGATGGGACTAGGCAAAGGGGACAGCAATGTCAAATTCACATCCTCCTCCAATATCACAAGTGCTCAAGGGTATATCAATACCTATGGAGAGAAGCTCGGAGTGCTGGTTAATAGTGATGCCCTTGTGAACACGGCAACAGTTACAATGAACAATACTGGTCTCGAAAATGGAAGCGCTATACTAGAAATCTATGAGGCTTCAACTGCCAATGACGCAACCGTTTATCGAGAACGCAAACCTGTAACCGTTACCAATGGAACCATCACAACCGACATCAGCGTTCCTGCTAATTCTGTAGTAGGCTTTAAGGTGCAGCTGCAGGGGGATGATTTTGGAACTGGTACCTTAGGAGCAGCGCCTGGAAGCAACTGGACCACTTTGACGTCGGGTGGAACTGTAACTATTGCGAACCTTCCTAACACCAGCAACAAGGGTCTGAAACTGTCGGATACCAGCACAGCATCGAGAGTGGAAGCTACCACTTCCTTTACAGCTCAAGCGGGTACCGTTAACCTGAAATTCAGTGCCCAAGCCCCTAGCAGCGGAGGCGGCTTTAGTTTGAGCAACAGCTCTAGTATCCTTGCTGCTACGGTTGGATTCGATCCGGCAGCAGGACAAATCTATGCCTATGACGGCGCCACCAAGATCTATCTCATGGCTTATAACACGGGCACAACGTATCCATTCCGAATCGTCGTCCGGCCAACGGCAGGGACCTACGATCTGTACATTCATAATACCAAGTATGTGGCAGGAAAGCCGCTTCGCAATGCGGTTACTTCCGTTAGCAATGTGTGGATCAACACCGTAATAGCAGGTACTGGGGACATGTATGTAGACGATGTGGTCGTTTATTAG
- a CDS encoding alpha-mannosidase produces the protein MAVTDHFRRSMESFLGKIKQHLFREVTPLPTWNYREAFYEGPGNIRYTTEWTTIDVNQTWYANTAFFQTQITLDSKHAGQPVYLRFDNQGECLFTLNGEPQQGFDPNRSLCLLSESGIAGTEYNLSVEASLRWQNLAHMVQGGVDYGTHVFKYASIVTINQNVYNLMLDLEVLYEYYLQTESDWAQALLNEARRVVKPDDEEHYFQEGVVHYLAWLSERWTEATNSAPGREITAVGHSHLDLAYLWPAKESVRKCGRTFSNMLQLLDRYPEFHFTQSQTMQYQWAKEHYPSLYERIKRYVGEGRWELMGGMLVEPDCNLISGESLIRQTIFGQKFYQDEFGITPDICWLPDTFGYPAYLPQVLSKSGFRYFYTGKINRNIVNIFPHNTFQWESPDGSKLVAALDMFNSYSAQMKIPEIQNGIKNFRNKKNIKDMMIVYGFGDGGGGVTSEMIERSDRYSKLPGMPKIKGGTAASYFSKLEAIREELPTWRGELYFEWHQGTYTSQAAAKKNNRRAELLYRNAELLLALQGADSAKLRDGWERLLFQQFHDILPGTSQAETFVTGAQEYQEIFRIGEKTAAEALMALTGLPAAAVQEAASIVLFNSLAFARTGWVECDLQIAEGQSVMDAVSGEPVEHRILPNGRTMIYAVNVPSVGYRRYDVVAVASATPASPDDVKVTEVGDLFVLENGELLLVVNRQTGFLDSVWDKRHRREVLSQSGKPGNVLEVFEELYDFYDAWNINEETLAAGGKLFDEAQSVELVTANASIAVIRVKKQVYRSVVVQDIVLKKYERKVDFQTQVDWKETGRLLKAGFDLDIRADRATYDMSFGHIERSTHNNTSWDRAQWEVCAHHWADLSERGYGVALLNDGKFGHDIKNGLMRITLLKAPKYPDTTCDIGQHNFTYSLYLHDGDWRAGRVDQEGWKFNAPLLAHPVGQGAVMPSEKSWLRLDSSGGVFLSALKPAEDGSGDWIVRVYENHGARTKVAIQLPMTSIHSAAECDMLENELHSLSYVGSTIPLELNPFEIKTIRIQHAVRNGE, from the coding sequence ATGGCAGTTACAGATCATTTTCGCAGATCTATGGAATCTTTTCTAGGCAAAATCAAGCAACACTTATTCCGAGAGGTAACCCCTCTTCCTACCTGGAATTATCGGGAGGCCTTCTACGAAGGTCCGGGAAATATACGCTATACTACGGAATGGACGACCATTGATGTCAACCAGACTTGGTATGCAAACACTGCTTTTTTTCAAACACAAATCACACTTGATTCAAAGCATGCAGGCCAACCGGTGTATTTGCGTTTCGACAATCAGGGGGAATGTCTGTTTACCTTAAATGGAGAACCGCAGCAGGGCTTTGACCCGAACCGTTCACTGTGTCTCCTATCGGAGTCTGGTATAGCGGGCACGGAATACAACCTGTCAGTAGAAGCCTCGCTTCGCTGGCAAAATCTGGCCCACATGGTGCAAGGTGGTGTCGATTACGGTACCCATGTGTTTAAGTACGCCTCCATCGTAACAATAAACCAAAATGTGTATAATCTTATGCTTGACCTCGAAGTGCTGTATGAGTACTATCTCCAGACGGAATCGGACTGGGCGCAAGCGTTGCTGAATGAGGCAAGACGCGTGGTGAAGCCGGATGATGAGGAGCATTATTTCCAAGAAGGAGTCGTTCACTACCTCGCATGGCTGTCTGAACGATGGACAGAGGCAACGAATTCAGCTCCAGGACGGGAGATTACTGCTGTTGGCCATTCACATCTCGACTTAGCCTACCTTTGGCCTGCGAAGGAAAGCGTTCGCAAATGCGGTAGAACGTTCTCCAATATGCTGCAATTGTTGGATCGGTACCCGGAGTTTCATTTTACACAGAGTCAGACCATGCAATACCAATGGGCAAAGGAGCACTATCCTTCCCTGTATGAGAGAATTAAACGTTATGTAGGAGAGGGCCGCTGGGAGCTCATGGGCGGGATGTTGGTCGAGCCGGACTGCAACCTGATTTCGGGAGAATCGCTTATTCGCCAAACCATCTTCGGACAGAAATTTTACCAAGATGAGTTCGGTATCACTCCCGACATCTGCTGGCTACCAGATACGTTCGGTTATCCGGCGTACCTGCCTCAGGTGCTGAGCAAGAGCGGATTCCGCTATTTTTACACTGGCAAAATCAATCGAAATATCGTCAACATCTTCCCGCATAACACGTTCCAGTGGGAGTCCCCGGATGGCAGTAAGCTGGTTGCGGCTCTCGATATGTTCAACAGCTACTCTGCTCAGATGAAAATACCTGAGATACAAAATGGCATCAAAAATTTCCGGAACAAGAAGAACATCAAAGATATGATGATCGTATATGGCTTCGGAGATGGAGGCGGAGGTGTTACCTCCGAGATGATCGAGCGTTCTGATCGCTACTCCAAGCTGCCGGGGATGCCGAAGATCAAGGGAGGCACCGCAGCATCTTATTTTTCCAAGCTAGAGGCGATTCGCGAGGAGCTGCCGACCTGGAGAGGTGAGCTGTATTTCGAGTGGCATCAAGGCACCTATACATCCCAAGCGGCAGCGAAGAAAAATAATCGCCGAGCGGAGCTGCTCTACCGGAACGCCGAGCTGCTGCTGGCGCTTCAAGGTGCTGACAGTGCGAAACTTCGCGACGGCTGGGAGCGACTGTTGTTCCAGCAGTTCCATGACATTCTCCCTGGTACTTCACAAGCGGAGACCTTCGTGACCGGAGCGCAGGAGTATCAGGAAATCTTCCGCATCGGGGAAAAGACGGCTGCGGAAGCGCTGATGGCGCTGACAGGTCTTCCTGCAGCAGCTGTGCAAGAAGCAGCATCGATCGTGCTATTCAATTCGCTCGCATTTGCACGAACGGGATGGGTAGAGTGTGACCTCCAGATCGCTGAGGGACAATCGGTGATGGATGCGGTCAGTGGAGAGCCGGTAGAACATAGGATACTCCCGAATGGCCGTACGATGATCTATGCAGTGAATGTCCCATCCGTAGGCTATCGACGATATGATGTCGTGGCTGTTGCCTCAGCTACTCCAGCCTCACCAGATGATGTTAAGGTCACTGAAGTGGGCGACCTCTTCGTTTTGGAGAATGGGGAGCTGCTGCTGGTCGTTAACCGTCAAACGGGCTTCCTGGATAGTGTGTGGGATAAGCGCCATCGCCGAGAAGTGCTGAGTCAATCCGGGAAGCCTGGCAACGTGCTGGAAGTATTCGAGGAGCTGTACGATTTCTATGATGCATGGAACATCAACGAGGAGACGCTTGCGGCCGGAGGGAAGTTATTCGATGAAGCACAATCTGTGGAGCTGGTTACAGCGAACGCTTCAATCGCGGTCATCCGGGTCAAGAAGCAGGTATATCGTTCGGTTGTGGTTCAGGATATCGTGCTTAAGAAGTACGAACGCAAGGTGGACTTCCAGACCCAGGTGGATTGGAAGGAAACAGGTCGTCTGCTGAAGGCGGGCTTCGACCTCGATATCCGTGCTGACCGAGCTACGTATGATATGAGCTTCGGCCATATCGAGCGGTCCACACATAACAATACAAGCTGGGATCGGGCACAGTGGGAGGTCTGCGCGCACCATTGGGCGGATCTGTCCGAGCGCGGCTACGGTGTTGCCCTTCTAAATGACGGGAAATTCGGCCATGATATCAAGAACGGACTCATGCGCATCACGCTGCTGAAGGCACCGAAATATCCGGACACCACCTGCGATATCGGACAGCACAACTTCACCTACTCGCTCTACTTGCATGATGGAGATTGGAGAGCAGGGCGAGTGGATCAAGAGGGTTGGAAGTTCAATGCACCTCTGCTTGCGCATCCGGTCGGACAAGGCGCAGTGATGCCTTCCGAAAAGTCCTGGCTGAGATTAGATTCAAGCGGCGGTGTGTTCCTATCTGCGCTGAAGCCGGCGGAGGATGGATCGGGCGATTGGATTGTGCGAGTCTATGAGAATCATGGGGCGCGAACGAAAGTGGCGATTCAGCTTCCGATGACGTCCATTCATTCTGCAGCGGAATGCGATATGCTGGAGAACGAGCTGCATTCGCTCAGCTATGTAGGCTCTACGATTCCACTTGAGCTGAACCCCTTCGAGATCAAGACAATTCGCATTCAACATGCCGTACGAAACGGAGAATAA
- a CDS encoding aldo/keto reductase: MSWNPSRYEQMIYRSCGKWGLKLPVISLGAWRTVGGYEEENTAREVFYRAFDHGITYFDFANNYGTPVGSAEILGGKILKDLPRDEIIIASKAGHKMWEGPYGDWGSRKYIISSCDQSLKRMGLEYFDLFYHHRPDPNTPLEESHGAIETLIQQGKVLYGGVSGFYSAEQSQETINLKERKNWFPLTVQMNNYSLLNRQMEQQLVDTARHNGFGLIAYSPLAQGLLSDKYLKQDIPTGSRAALGSLKLPDEAQLSRIRALNELAAQRGQTLAQMALAWVLRLPELTSVLTAVSSVEQLQQTLGMLNRMAFSEEELQLIDDITG, encoded by the coding sequence ATGAGTTGGAATCCTTCGAGATATGAGCAAATGATCTACCGTTCCTGTGGTAAATGGGGGCTGAAGCTTCCTGTCATTTCCCTGGGGGCATGGCGAACTGTTGGCGGTTATGAGGAAGAGAACACAGCTCGTGAGGTGTTCTACAGGGCGTTCGATCACGGCATCACTTATTTTGATTTTGCTAATAATTACGGAACACCCGTGGGTAGTGCGGAAATTCTCGGAGGGAAGATCCTGAAGGATCTTCCCAGGGATGAAATCATCATTGCCAGCAAGGCCGGACATAAGATGTGGGAAGGACCTTATGGCGACTGGGGGAGCCGCAAGTACATTATCTCTTCCTGTGATCAGAGTCTGAAACGCATGGGACTGGAGTATTTCGATTTATTCTATCATCATCGTCCTGATCCGAATACGCCGCTGGAGGAATCACATGGGGCCATAGAAACGCTGATCCAGCAAGGGAAGGTTCTCTATGGGGGAGTATCAGGCTTCTACTCGGCGGAACAGAGCCAGGAGACCATCAACCTCAAGGAACGGAAGAATTGGTTCCCGCTCACAGTACAGATGAATAATTACTCGTTACTAAACAGGCAAATGGAACAGCAGCTTGTGGATACGGCACGCCACAATGGCTTTGGTTTGATCGCCTACAGTCCATTAGCCCAAGGATTGTTGTCGGATAAATACCTTAAGCAGGATATTCCAACCGGCTCAAGGGCTGCTTTAGGGAGTCTCAAGCTGCCGGACGAAGCGCAGCTGAGTCGCATTCGCGCCTTGAACGAGTTGGCTGCGCAGCGCGGGCAAACACTGGCTCAGATGGCGCTTGCCTGGGTCCTTCGCTTGCCAGAGCTCACTTCGGTGCTTACTGCAGTGTCCAGTGTGGAACAGCTCCAGCAAACATTGGGTATGCTGAATCGGATGGCGTTTAGCGAGGAAGAGCTGCAGCTCATCGATGACATTACGGGGTAG
- a CDS encoding extracellular solute-binding protein — protein sequence MKKSWGTILVATLMTTALISGCGSDVGKSAVSSPGTSASKAPETPTSIKAMAILFGDPPATQNNKGKEDFEKRGNVKLDIEFVPSDAYPDKLNVAIASNASYDLILFPDGKNDRFANLVKQGAFYDLTPYLKGKKNLEFTPKEVWAGTSIQGKNYGVPRPRGLYGGGEASVVMRKDWLDALGLPVPKTLDEFTKALRAFKEKDPAGGGKTIPMVAYSGAPSTWAGVSNAIFGNTSSVFYAFGVPNIYRLDKGKPVSQSESPEFRKYVDWLRMAYGEKLIDKDAPVLKSGQAKDKFLAGVAGAWNANTQAMDDANYDKLRKSDPKAELVVIPYLEGPDGKKGVAVTTGYYGLWAIPSSVPKDKVEKLVQFMDYSASEENFAFYKAGIIGYHSSEFKNGVAVRNEDQKKLWASERPDQFVLVNRYDPYIYAGSTNPDLRKKQMEALDAITKVGVENPLQGYNSQTGSKNPDIGKKLESALVKYVVGEGNWDEVQKEVDAVSKNPLTEQVKKELMDQYQEDHKK from the coding sequence ATGAAGAAAAGTTGGGGAACGATTCTAGTTGCGACTTTAATGACGACAGCTTTAATTAGCGGTTGTGGCAGTGATGTAGGGAAATCAGCGGTCAGCTCACCTGGAACCAGTGCATCTAAAGCTCCTGAGACGCCAACTTCCATTAAAGCCATGGCCATTCTTTTTGGTGATCCGCCGGCTACCCAGAATAACAAGGGTAAAGAAGATTTCGAGAAGCGCGGCAATGTAAAGCTGGATATCGAGTTTGTTCCCTCTGATGCTTACCCGGATAAACTCAATGTTGCAATCGCTTCCAATGCGAGCTACGACTTGATCTTATTCCCAGATGGGAAAAATGACCGCTTTGCGAATCTGGTCAAGCAGGGCGCCTTCTACGACTTAACTCCATATCTTAAGGGGAAGAAGAATCTGGAATTTACCCCTAAGGAGGTTTGGGCAGGGACCAGCATTCAGGGGAAGAACTATGGTGTTCCGCGTCCCCGCGGACTGTACGGTGGAGGAGAGGCTAGCGTCGTGATGCGGAAGGACTGGCTGGATGCGCTAGGTTTGCCAGTTCCGAAGACGCTGGATGAGTTTACTAAGGCCCTTAGAGCTTTCAAAGAGAAGGATCCGGCAGGCGGCGGTAAAACGATTCCTATGGTTGCTTACTCGGGAGCGCCTTCAACATGGGCAGGCGTATCGAACGCTATCTTTGGGAACACTTCGTCCGTATTTTATGCGTTTGGCGTGCCGAATATCTATCGTCTGGACAAAGGGAAGCCAGTATCTCAATCAGAATCTCCGGAATTTCGGAAATATGTTGACTGGCTGAGAATGGCTTATGGGGAGAAGCTGATTGACAAGGATGCTCCTGTACTAAAGTCCGGACAGGCCAAGGATAAATTCCTTGCAGGTGTTGCTGGAGCATGGAATGCCAATACACAAGCAATGGATGATGCGAATTACGATAAGCTGAGGAAGTCGGATCCGAAGGCCGAATTAGTCGTAATCCCTTACCTGGAGGGCCCCGATGGCAAGAAGGGCGTAGCGGTTACAACGGGCTACTATGGGCTCTGGGCGATTCCTTCCTCCGTTCCGAAAGATAAGGTGGAGAAGCTCGTTCAATTCATGGATTATTCGGCATCCGAGGAGAATTTTGCCTTTTATAAAGCCGGGATCATAGGCTATCATTCCTCAGAATTCAAAAATGGCGTTGCTGTACGCAATGAGGACCAGAAGAAACTATGGGCTAGCGAAAGACCGGATCAGTTTGTTCTGGTTAACCGTTATGATCCCTATATCTACGCCGGATCTACCAATCCGGACCTCCGGAAGAAGCAGATGGAAGCTTTAGATGCAATCACCAAGGTTGGTGTTGAGAATCCATTGCAGGGATATAACTCTCAGACTGGATCCAAAAATCCGGATATCGGCAAAAAGCTGGAGTCCGCGCTCGTTAAATATGTAGTTGGTGAGGGGAATTGGGATGAAGTCCAGAAGGAAGTGGACGCTGTTTCCAAGAACCCTCTGACCGAACAGGTTAAGAAGGAGCTCATGGACCAATACCAGGAAGATCATAAGAAGTAA